Proteins encoded by one window of Halococcus agarilyticus:
- a CDS encoding glycoside hydrolase family 26 protein, with the protein MAGLTGVVGASGCASPLDSLLGGGGDGSSGADGSGGTDGSNGASGSSGGGGGSGGTGESTATTGTNETAETPTATPEAPPTRSGAALAGVYPGGPEFVSNLAPYTEWLDQSPAVVLLYVDAFGPSENKRWFVENPLTNVWEAGHVPMISWQPFGPQRDRTSETIEREIATGEYDDQLAEWALLLESWARPRGDRTRGRRFYIRPAHEMNGNWFPWSPVDASRIEATVTPVPGGPENANETLAGASRAAGTPENYIVMWRRLYDMFGQTSLDETDMQWVWAVNANQVPDNNRTERFYPGDEYVDWVAIDGFNFGATQSYSSWRTPEELFDPMLGRLRELTDKPVALTEFASSSFVETTNGGTEGDGESANGGEYRPARKAAWIEAAFEYVRENDIKMTCWFNIDKSGPDEADWAVFGGERGTSEVTVSGEETLAYEAYKRTVTDEAFLGARTDYPPLLTDAEFAGEF; encoded by the coding sequence GTGGCAGGTCTCACCGGTGTCGTCGGCGCGAGCGGCTGTGCGTCGCCGCTCGATTCGTTGCTCGGTGGCGGCGGGGACGGGTCAAGCGGGGCGGACGGATCGGGCGGCACCGATGGCTCGAACGGTGCCAGCGGATCGTCCGGCGGCGGTGGCGGCTCCGGCGGAACCGGGGAATCGACCGCAACGACCGGGACGAACGAAACGGCCGAGACGCCAACCGCGACGCCCGAAGCACCGCCGACGCGCTCGGGAGCGGCGCTCGCGGGCGTCTACCCCGGTGGGCCGGAGTTCGTCTCGAACCTGGCTCCCTACACCGAGTGGCTCGACCAGTCGCCCGCCGTCGTCCTGCTGTACGTCGACGCCTTCGGTCCTTCGGAGAACAAACGCTGGTTCGTCGAGAACCCGCTGACGAACGTCTGGGAGGCGGGTCACGTCCCGATGATCTCGTGGCAGCCGTTCGGCCCACAGCGCGATCGGACCTCGGAGACGATCGAGCGCGAGATCGCCACCGGCGAGTACGACGACCAGCTCGCGGAGTGGGCGTTGCTGCTGGAGTCGTGGGCGCGGCCCCGGGGCGACCGGACGCGCGGTCGACGGTTCTACATCCGGCCGGCTCACGAGATGAACGGCAACTGGTTCCCGTGGAGTCCGGTGGACGCCTCGCGGATCGAGGCGACCGTCACGCCCGTCCCGGGTGGCCCGGAAAACGCAAACGAGACCCTGGCGGGAGCGAGCCGAGCGGCCGGGACCCCCGAGAACTACATCGTGATGTGGCGGCGGCTGTACGACATGTTCGGCCAAACCAGCCTCGACGAGACCGACATGCAGTGGGTCTGGGCGGTCAACGCCAACCAGGTCCCCGACAACAACCGAACCGAACGGTTCTATCCTGGCGACGAGTACGTCGACTGGGTGGCGATCGACGGGTTCAACTTCGGCGCGACGCAGTCGTATTCGAGCTGGCGCACGCCCGAGGAACTGTTCGATCCGATGCTCGGCCGACTCCGGGAGCTGACCGACAAGCCGGTGGCGCTGACCGAGTTCGCGTCGTCGTCGTTCGTCGAGACGACGAACGGTGGGACCGAAGGCGACGGCGAGAGCGCGAACGGCGGGGAGTACCGGCCGGCACGGAAGGCCGCGTGGATCGAGGCCGCCTTCGAGTACGTGCGAGAAAACGACATCAAGATGACGTGTTGGTTCAACATCGACAAAAGCGGACCCGACGAAGCCGATTGGGCGGTGTTCGGCGGCGAGCGCGGGACGTCCGAGGTCACGGTTTCGGGCGAGGAGACCCTCGCGTACGAGGCGTACAAGCGAACCGTCACCGACGAGGCGTTCCTCGGTGCCCGCACCGACTACCCGCCGTTGCTGACCGACGCCGAGTTCGCGGGCGAGTTCTGA
- a CDS encoding glycosyltransferase family 2 protein encodes MVGQVLAAVPATLSVILWIIVLLSACSIAYWTYLVAFVARGYEYPEPEYGPGDVQARFLTVDSEQIVQESVNALPAAITDRHVIAEQPMDIDGATVHVVPESFECAAIRKGRALEWARRHVACEKEYVLFLDEDSLVTGFDGVPDADVVQFRERPRRSGSWLTYLAEVFRLGFQVEQRAFPSLSVPLYAWGGGIAIRAELEGWIGWDRKTMIEDTTFVWSVAADEGVELDFALARATFDTQAPPTIRAMIGQRSRWIAGSQAERGLLSRLYRTLTTVRNLAWAFSPAVPLLTFVPLFVPGTIAFELAFQVLSVAVFAFVIVWSILGVRYYGESPSVGAALLVLTPIVSILHSLGAFAGLVVPPTDFAVTQKVEPELVETTDREVEGD; translated from the coding sequence ATGGTCGGACAGGTTCTCGCGGCGGTTCCCGCGACCCTCTCGGTGATCCTCTGGATCATCGTGCTCCTGTCTGCCTGTTCCATCGCGTACTGGACGTACCTCGTGGCGTTCGTCGCCCGGGGTTACGAGTATCCCGAGCCCGAGTACGGCCCCGGCGACGTTCAAGCGCGCTTTCTGACGGTCGACTCCGAACAGATCGTCCAGGAGAGCGTGAACGCGCTCCCCGCGGCGATCACCGATCGCCACGTGATCGCCGAGCAGCCGATGGACATCGACGGCGCGACCGTCCACGTCGTGCCCGAGTCGTTCGAGTGCGCGGCGATCCGGAAGGGCCGGGCGCTCGAATGGGCCCGTCGACACGTCGCCTGCGAGAAGGAGTACGTTCTCTTTCTCGACGAGGACAGCCTCGTGACGGGTTTCGATGGGGTCCCGGACGCCGACGTGGTTCAGTTCCGCGAGCGGCCGCGCCGGAGCGGGTCGTGGCTCACCTACCTCGCGGAGGTCTTTCGACTCGGATTTCAGGTCGAACAGCGCGCGTTTCCCTCGCTTTCCGTGCCGCTGTACGCGTGGGGTGGCGGGATCGCGATCCGCGCGGAGCTCGAGGGATGGATCGGGTGGGATCGAAAGACGATGATCGAGGACACCACGTTCGTCTGGAGCGTGGCGGCCGACGAGGGGGTCGAGCTGGATTTCGCGCTCGCGCGCGCCACGTTCGACACCCAGGCCCCGCCGACGATCCGGGCGATGATCGGTCAGCGGAGCCGATGGATAGCGGGCTCGCAGGCCGAACGCGGCCTGCTCTCCCGGCTGTATCGTACCCTCACGACCGTGCGAAATCTCGCGTGGGCGTTCTCGCCTGCGGTCCCGTTGCTCACGTTCGTCCCGCTGTTCGTCCCGGGGACGATCGCGTTCGAACTCGCCTTCCAGGTGCTATCGGTCGCGGTGTTCGCGTTCGTGATCGTCTGGTCGATCCTCGGGGTTCGCTACTACGGCGAGTCGCCCTCGGTCGGCGCGGCACTGCTCGTCCTGACGCCGATCGTGAGCATCCTCCACTCGCTCGGCGCGTTCGCCGGCCTCGTCGTCCCGCCGACGGACTTCGCCGTGACCCAGAAGGTCGAGCCCGAACTGGTCGAGACCACCGACCGCGAGGTCGAGGGCGATTGA
- a CDS encoding glycosyltransferase family 2 protein, whose amino-acid sequence MVEVSVIVPTTLPPGATIEPVERLARGTFDDYEVVVRRDEGAAHARNVGIERASGGKLVFLDDDSVPCAGFLRTASVALDAYPAVAGRVVQPADAPYRDLELPWYDQGEASKPTDVLPGCNMAIRREVLETVGGFDEETFGWGHEESELAERIARDYAIQYVPELVVEHTYVESFRDFLEKSYLLGRADVRWWRLDGKSDRWLLRQTLNTPLRNGSRLGTARRIAQRVGWVAEAIAGR is encoded by the coding sequence ATGGTCGAGGTGAGCGTCATCGTGCCGACGACCCTCCCGCCGGGGGCGACGATCGAGCCGGTCGAACGACTCGCACGCGGAACGTTCGACGATTACGAGGTGGTCGTCCGGCGCGACGAGGGGGCGGCCCACGCGCGCAACGTCGGGATCGAGCGAGCGAGCGGCGGGAAGCTGGTCTTCCTCGACGACGACTCGGTTCCCTGTGCGGGGTTTCTCAGAACCGCGAGCGTCGCGCTCGACGCCTACCCCGCGGTCGCAGGACGAGTGGTCCAGCCCGCCGACGCGCCGTACCGCGACCTCGAACTCCCGTGGTACGATCAGGGCGAGGCGTCGAAACCCACCGACGTGCTGCCCGGCTGCAACATGGCGATCCGGCGGGAGGTCCTCGAAACCGTCGGCGGGTTCGACGAGGAGACGTTCGGCTGGGGTCACGAGGAATCGGAGCTCGCCGAACGGATCGCCCGAGACTACGCGATCCAGTACGTCCCCGAGCTCGTCGTCGAGCACACCTACGTCGAGTCCTTCCGAGATTTCCTCGAGAAGTCGTACCTCCTCGGCCGGGCGGACGTGCGGTGGTGGCGGCTCGACGGCAAGTCCGATCGGTGGCTGCTGCGACAGACCCTCAACACCCCGCTTCGGAACGGGTCGCGGCTCGGAACCGCACGACGGATCGCCCAGCGCGTCGGCTGGGTCGCCGAAGCGATCGCCGGTCGGTAG
- the rnz gene encoding ribonuclease Z, with product MQVTFLGTGGAVPTTRRNTSGLLLRRDGERFLFDCGEGTQRQMMRFSTGFTVSHVFLTHLHGDHVLGLPGLCQTLDFNDREDPLAIHTPQGTRRTVENLVGVTGARPGYPVRVSDAQPGEVVLQGDEYEVRAFATDHRTQSVGYVLVEDDRKGRFDREHAEELGVPEGPKFSRLHRGETVELDDGTVVEPEQVVGPPRPGRRVVYTGDTRPTGATVEAATDADLLVHEATFADDRAERAGQTGHSTARQAAELANRAGAERLALTHISSRYAGDASELDREAREVADCEAFVAEDGEAIDVPYPE from the coding sequence ATGCAGGTGACGTTCCTCGGGACGGGCGGTGCGGTCCCGACGACCCGGCGCAACACCAGCGGCCTCCTGCTCCGTCGCGACGGCGAGCGCTTCCTCTTCGACTGCGGCGAGGGCACCCAGCGCCAGATGATGCGCTTTTCCACCGGGTTCACCGTCTCGCACGTCTTCCTCACCCATCTCCACGGCGATCACGTGCTCGGCCTCCCGGGCCTGTGTCAGACCCTCGATTTCAACGACCGCGAGGACCCGCTCGCGATCCACACCCCACAGGGCACCCGCCGCACGGTCGAGAACCTCGTCGGCGTCACCGGCGCGCGCCCGGGCTACCCAGTGCGGGTAAGCGACGCCCAGCCGGGCGAAGTCGTGCTTCAGGGAGACGAGTACGAAGTCCGCGCGTTCGCGACCGACCACCGGACCCAGTCGGTTGGCTACGTCCTGGTCGAGGACGACCGAAAAGGCCGATTCGATCGTGAGCACGCCGAGGAGCTCGGCGTGCCCGAGGGACCGAAGTTCTCCCGACTTCACAGGGGCGAGACCGTCGAGCTGGACGATGGCACCGTGGTCGAACCCGAGCAGGTGGTGGGGCCGCCGCGGCCGGGCCGCAGAGTCGTCTACACCGGCGATACCCGTCCTACTGGGGCGACCGTCGAGGCCGCGACCGACGCCGACCTCCTCGTGCACGAGGCCACCTTCGCCGACGATCGGGCCGAGCGTGCGGGCCAGACCGGCCACTCGACCGCGCGCCAGGCGGCCGAACTCGCCAACCGGGCGGGCGCGGAACGGCTCGCGCTCACCCACATCTCCTCACGGTACGCCGGCGACGCTTCCGAACTCGATCGCGAGGCACGCGAGGTCGCCGACTGCGAGGCGTTCGTCGCCGAGGACGGCGAGGCGATCGACGTTCCCTATCCCGAGTGA
- a CDS encoding DUF6149 family protein produces the protein MKINQNVRHFAAKKALTTPGVATLVDYALVRLHTRVFLGKADPAHADEREDHLDGLFEATTDSYTAALRAGFTEAEAREITHIQGNFDFYNHGWTEMMEIPSDELDAHYDRYREFFSHYGITIADPLGSFAPAGGIPEAPSTPERLDEPEHPSAKGGFADDVYVEGPDGEVLIGGHDEPDDVDLTDAPGVGSEDVDD, from the coding sequence ATGAAGATCAACCAGAACGTGCGCCATTTCGCGGCCAAGAAGGCGCTCACGACGCCCGGCGTCGCGACGCTCGTCGACTACGCGCTCGTCCGACTCCACACTCGGGTGTTCCTCGGGAAGGCGGACCCCGCCCACGCCGACGAGCGCGAGGACCACCTCGACGGCCTGTTCGAGGCTACGACCGACTCGTACACCGCCGCGCTCCGGGCCGGGTTCACCGAGGCCGAAGCCCGCGAGATCACCCACATCCAGGGGAACTTCGACTTCTACAACCACGGCTGGACCGAGATGATGGAGATCCCATCCGACGAGCTCGACGCCCACTACGACCGCTACCGCGAGTTCTTCTCCCACTACGGGATCACCATCGCCGACCCGCTCGGCTCGTTCGCGCCCGCGGGCGGCATCCCCGAGGCTCCCTCGACCCCCGAACGGCTCGACGAACCCGAACACCCCTCCGCGAAGGGCGGGTTCGCCGACGACGTCTACGTGGAGGGCCCCGACGGCGAGGTCCTGATCGGCGGCCACGACGAACCCGACGACGTCGACCTCACCGACGCACCCGGCGTGGGCTCCGAGGACGTCGACGACTGA
- a CDS encoding NAD(P)/FAD-dependent oxidoreductase: MASSYVIIGDGIAGSSAAETLREGAPDADVTVITDEGEALYNRILIKEFAKGKLPEAPISIHDPDWYDERDIDLQLDTYVTEIDADNRTLHTHEGEAIEYDKLLVATGGTPVQLPVENSDAEGIHHFWTFDDARGIAEDASEAETGVVVGAGLLGIDLAAICGAQEVDAHYLMRGECWWRYALSKEGADIIHDALEEKNVTPVFDSGVDHFEVDDSGHVTAAVDPNGETYDSEFVGIAIGLDFNLEVLNGVDIECDDGIVVDEYMQTSADDIYAAGDLTRFYDTILDDYAQNGSWGSAKEQGSIAAQNMLADGEEEEFRWVSSYSITHFDFPFLSFGHPTIGDDHAEAKFGDTEWRRLAFKDGKIVGGVLIGDLAPQSKYKKLAREERVVADQKDVLMREEVDLDELAPTAEQ, from the coding sequence ATGGCTTCGTCGTACGTCATCATCGGCGACGGGATCGCGGGGAGCTCCGCCGCGGAGACCCTCCGGGAGGGCGCGCCCGACGCCGACGTCACCGTGATCACGGACGAGGGTGAGGCGCTCTACAATCGCATCCTGATCAAGGAGTTCGCCAAGGGGAAACTGCCCGAAGCGCCCATCTCGATCCACGACCCCGACTGGTACGACGAGCGCGACATCGATCTCCAGCTCGACACCTACGTCACGGAGATCGACGCCGACAACCGCACGCTCCACACCCACGAGGGCGAGGCGATCGAGTACGACAAGCTCCTCGTGGCCACCGGCGGGACTCCCGTGCAGCTCCCGGTCGAGAACTCCGACGCCGAGGGGATCCATCACTTCTGGACGTTCGACGACGCACGCGGGATCGCCGAGGACGCGAGCGAGGCCGAGACCGGCGTGGTCGTCGGCGCAGGACTGTTGGGCATCGATCTCGCGGCGATCTGCGGCGCGCAGGAGGTCGACGCCCACTACCTCATGCGCGGCGAGTGCTGGTGGCGCTACGCGCTCTCGAAGGAGGGAGCCGACATCATCCACGACGCCCTCGAAGAGAAAAACGTCACACCCGTCTTCGACAGCGGCGTCGATCACTTCGAGGTCGACGACTCCGGCCACGTCACCGCGGCCGTCGACCCAAATGGTGAGACCTACGACAGCGAGTTCGTGGGGATCGCGATCGGCCTCGACTTCAACCTCGAAGTGCTCAACGGCGTCGACATCGAGTGCGACGACGGGATCGTTGTCGACGAGTACATGCAGACCTCGGCCGACGACATCTACGCCGCGGGCGACCTCACGCGATTTTACGACACGATCCTCGACGACTACGCCCAGAACGGGTCGTGGGGCAGCGCGAAGGAACAGGGCTCGATCGCGGCCCAGAACATGCTCGCCGACGGTGAGGAAGAAGAATTCCGGTGGGTTTCGTCCTATTCGATTACCCACTTCGACTTCCCGTTCCTCTCCTTTGGCCACCCGACGATCGGCGACGACCACGCCGAGGCGAAGTTCGGAGACACCGAGTGGCGGCGGCTCGCGTTCAAGGACGGCAAGATCGTCGGCGGCGTCCTGATCGGCGATCTCGCTCCCCAGTCGAAGTACAAGAAGCTCGCCCGCGAGGAGCGCGTCGTCGCGGACCAGAAGGACGTCCTGATGCGTGAAGAGGTCGATCTCGACGAGCTCGCGCCCACAGCCGAGCAGTAG
- a CDS encoding DUF7124 domain-containing protein, whose amino-acid sequence MEGGSGDMTLAFELSALQALADPTEVFSDARRWTEYVGVISEQPTYVVTNFTRKHRIRQDFFSGPRGREESLENVKRQFDTERHVFVGTEGDDADLAEGVEWEFLALEDAADAAGWTLAADAPAESESETDTETRDDWP is encoded by the coding sequence ATGGAAGGCGGTAGCGGCGACATGACGCTGGCGTTCGAACTCAGTGCGCTACAGGCGCTCGCCGACCCCACCGAGGTGTTCTCGGACGCCAGGCGGTGGACCGAGTACGTCGGCGTGATCTCCGAGCAGCCGACCTACGTGGTCACGAACTTCACCAGAAAACATCGCATCCGTCAGGACTTCTTCTCCGGTCCTCGGGGACGCGAGGAGAGTTTGGAGAACGTGAAGCGCCAGTTCGACACCGAGCGGCACGTCTTCGTCGGCACCGAGGGGGACGACGCCGACCTCGCGGAAGGGGTCGAGTGGGAGTTCCTCGCGCTCGAAGACGCCGCCGACGCCGCCGGGTGGACGCTCGCCGCCGACGCGCCCGCGGAGTCCGAGAGTGAGACCGACACCGAGACCCGCGACGACTGGCCCTGA
- a CDS encoding DUF5815 family protein, with translation MAEPRVPGSRGSDLALPCGESVAVADLDMGMREFGCDCGERHALVMDVHPPSRFVPESLVDVLRETIDPEEGGEFDTMHLMGVVLEEFPEKVVAEDVAENSDVGYALVWVTEFDARRLHEIVVELVVELMEHAVSHADDDAAGEFERQMHEFDVAAFVEQYRREREFERETDTPV, from the coding sequence ATGGCAGAGCCACGCGTCCCCGGGAGCCGGGGGTCGGACCTCGCCCTCCCCTGTGGCGAGTCGGTCGCCGTTGCGGACCTCGACATGGGGATGCGGGAGTTCGGCTGTGACTGTGGCGAGCGTCACGCCCTCGTGATGGACGTCCACCCGCCGAGCCGGTTCGTCCCCGAATCGCTCGTCGACGTGCTCCGCGAGACGATCGACCCCGAGGAGGGCGGCGAGTTCGACACGATGCATCTGATGGGCGTCGTGCTGGAGGAGTTCCCCGAGAAGGTCGTCGCCGAGGACGTCGCGGAGAACAGCGACGTGGGGTACGCGCTGGTCTGGGTCACCGAGTTCGACGCGCGCCGACTCCACGAGATCGTGGTCGAACTCGTCGTGGAGCTGATGGAACACGCGGTGAGCCACGCCGACGACGACGCAGCCGGCGAGTTCGAACGCCAGATGCACGAGTTCGACGTGGCGGCGTTCGTCGAGCAGTACCGCCGCGAGCGCGAGTTCGAACGCGAGACCGACACGCCCGTCTGA